Part of the Debaryomyces hansenii CBS767 chromosome C complete sequence genome is shown below.
CAGACCCCGAATTGCCCCCAGAGGAGCATTCGACTATGTTACAATCATTCATACAACTATCATTAGCTTATGATCTGCAAAACTTCGAGAATTTGAACCAAATTTATAAGTTTGCAAGTGAACAGTTAAgcaatgataatgaaactCAAGAGGATCAACAATTATGGTTAAATTTGTTGACTTCACCATTGCAACATTTTCCATCGGTTAAAAGTTTATTAAGtctttcatatttttatgAGTTTTATTCGAAATTATCGAACATTCAGTATAAGAAACTGCTTGCTTTAGAAGTGCTTACCAAAGTTCTTACGCCTACTGATGTTgagaataatatatttgatacGTATTCTACAGTGGATGAGATTGATATGATTTTTAAATACCTATTAATCCTTATTAAAGATACAGATAGCCAAAAAAATACTGCTAAAGACTTAGGTGTGACTAAGGCTATCAAAATTGACGGTGGCGAAAAGTCTATCAGTCACGAATTTTTAAGAGTTCAAGAAAACTTAGGTAAAGTGGttcatttaattgaaaacaatgactacttcaaaaatatttctaatttaatGTACATtagaaagaaatatttaagtaGGAACCCCGATAATATATTGTATACGTACCCTGCATTGATTTCCAAGATTTTAAATCAGCTTAGAATTATTGGTCTTGTTAATTTGAGGAAATCCAAGGCCGATTCAAACAAAGATTTACTTATCACCACAAACTTTAAGAATCTATCGGTGATAATCGATGAACTATACCTGcatcatcaacaatttaATCTGGAGGTGGTTTTAAAATTGTACCTCAATGCAGCGGCCGTTGCAGATCAATTAAAACAAGAATCGATTGCATACGAATTATTCACACAGTGCTTTATTGTGTATGAAGAAAATGTCATATTTAATTCCACCATAAATCATTCCCACAATCCACATGACTCAATAGGAGGCTCATTACCATTTGAGCTGATTAATATGATTGCTAATAAATTAGCAAACCTGAGGTATTTTAACAAGGAGAATTACGAAAATTTGATTACAAAGTTGACACTATATGGGTCTAAATTGCTAAAGAAACACGCCCAATGTCGTGCTGTGTACTACTGTGCGCATCTTTGGTGGTGGTGTGATCTCTTCGTCGAAGGCAGTTCTCCGACAGTCGAGGTAAACCCCCAAGATGAACAGGCAGCCCTCTACAGAGACCCTAAGAGAGTCTTGGAGTGTTTGCAGAAGGCTCTTCGGGTCGCTGACTCGTGTATGGATCCATATCTCTCTctaaaattatttgttgaaattctAAACCGATGCttgattttcaacatcTACGGAAATCACTTGATCGACTCTCGCTATATCAATGGCTTAATTGACCTAATTAGAACTAACCTCGAGAATTTCAGGGATGATAATGCCTCCAAAGACGACGATGATCACGAGTCTCGATTGTTCAACCAAATACAAGCCTATTTTCACAGAACTTTACACTATATTGAAGAGCAAAAGTACTCCGAAGATAGATTTCAGGATATTATAGTCTAGTATTAGAGAGAAAGCTGGCTGATCTCCAGTCTAACACTCAAGGAGAGTTATAATACTTCTAATCCTAGAGCACAGTTTATAATTGTATATGCATAATCTATATTCCACATGAACTACTACTCTACTAAGAGATATGGTTGGTCATTATCCTATTAGTAGTGGCATTACATGCTTCGATGCCCTGCCACGGTGACCCATGAAAGCCTTGGTGTTCATATTGCCCTATTGGTTGTAAAAACAATAGCCGATATTTAATCGTCAAAAGCCGACTAAGCCTTGGCTGCAATGATAAAGCCCtttttttatcattaaataaattaagaaCAATCGCACAATTATTTTagttttattatattccTTTATCCTAAGTATTTATCAACATGAGTCAACATCAAGCTCTTGATACTTCACTTTGGAATAAATTTCTCTATGGTAAACCAAGAATGCCAAACCTAGAGGATGATATAGAGAAAGGGGCTTCAGAAGAATTTCATGATGAGAAACAAGGATATTCCGATGATGGGAAagtcaataatgaatattcaGAACCAATTATAGTAAAGGCCAGAAAGAGAAAGGGAATTGTAGGACGTGGGATGATTTTAATTGGATTGGTCTTGACTATCTTTTTGTTGAGAGATCAGATTTATCTTCCTAAGGTATTTAAATTCCATCCTTGCCATGGTACAATTGGTAGAAAAAGTCCGAATATGGCCAGttatgttgatgaaagTTTCGGTATTTCGAACACAGAACACGTCAATGAAACAGTTCCTGCTAGACAGGTGATTGAGGTTGCCAATCCAAACGTACCTCGCCATTCTTATGGTGAACTGGTGCATTCAGCTAGCTTGGTCAAACATACATTTGGCGATTCATGGGGTACCCCGGTCGCTGCTAATTACACGCCTCCTTCGGGAG
Proteins encoded:
- a CDS encoding DEHA2C15312p (similar to uniprot|P34110 Saccharomyces cerevisiae YJL154C VPS35 Protein involved in vacuolar sorting and CA4565|CaVPS35 Candida albicans) — encoded protein: MAVVASEQQALLQGCLNNIGHQSHLMKQCLNEGNLLQALKHCSNFLNELRINQLSPKQYYEMYVVIFDALETLSSHLLASHKSKQKKRASGDSPPFLADLYELVQYSGNIIPRLYMMIVVGTTYMSTDGAPKKELMKEMIEMCRGVQHPIRGLFLRYYLSQRTKDLLPLSNDNDLNETVEFLISNFIEMNKLWVRLQHQGHSSERELRFRERKELKILVGSNLVRLSQIIDDYTGDDEYSSIDYYKEKIFPVITEHIIQCRDPLAQSYLIDVLIQIFPDNFHFVTLDKLLSGVFINLHPMLKKSELVSSLIERFITYRKYENDLDSKVENLDLNDKAQSNNLPLSDVFDIFWAFYLKLFETDPELPPEEHSTMLQSFIQLSLAYDSQNFENLNQIYKFASEQLSNDNETQEDQQLWLNLLTSPLQHFPSVKSLLSLSYFYEFYSKLSNIQYKKSLALEVLTKVLTPTDVENNIFDTYSTVDEIDMIFKYLLILIKDTDSQKNTAKDLGVTKAIKIDGGEKSISHEFLRVQENLGKVVHLIENNDYFKNISNLMYIRKKYLSRNPDNILYTYPALISKILNQLRIIGLVNLRKSKADSNKDLLITTNFKNLSVIIDELYSHHQQFNSEVVLKLYLNAAAVADQLKQESIAYELFTQCFIVYEENVIFNSTINHSHNPHDSIGGSLPFESINMIANKLANSRYFNKENYENLITKLTLYGSKLLKKHAQCRAVYYCAHLWWWCDLFVEGSSPTVEVNPQDEQAALYRDPKRVLECLQKALRVADSCMDPYLSLKLFVEILNRCLIFNIYGNHLIDSRYINGLIDLIRTNLENFRDDNASKDDDDHESRLFNQIQAYFHRTLHYIEEQKYSEDRFQDIIV